In the Pogona vitticeps strain Pit_001003342236 chromosome 2, PviZW2.1, whole genome shotgun sequence genome, tactcttaggggatttggtttagattatacctgagtggcccagtggtttttcctactctcttcagtctaagcttgaattttgctatgagaagctgatgatcagaaccgcagtcagctccaggtcttgtttttgctgactgtatagatcttctccatctttggctgcagagaatataatcaatctgattttgatattgcccatctggtgatttccatgtatagagtcgcctcttgtgttgttggaaaagagtgtttgtgatgaccagcttattctcttgacaaaactcttattagcctttgtcctgcttcgttctgaactccaaggccaaacttccctgttgttccttttatctcttggctccctgctttagcattccagtcccctagaatgagaagaacatctttctttggtgtcagttctagaaggtgttgtaaatcttcataaaactgttcaatttcagtctcctcagcagtggtggttggtgcataaacttggattattgtgatgttgaaaggtctgccttggattcgtattgacatcattctatcatttttgagattgtatcccattacagcttttcccactcttttgttgactatgagggccactccattccttctacgggattcttgcccacagtagtagatatgataatcatctgagctgaattcgcccattcctgtccattttagttcactgatgcccaggatgtcgatgtttattcttgccatctcctgtttgaccacctccagcttcccaaggttcatagatctcacattccaggttcctatgcagtatttttctttgcagcattggactttcctttcacttccaggcacgtccacagctcagcgtcctttcggctttggcccaaccacttcatgagctctggagctacttgtatttgtcctccgctcttcctcagtagcatgttggacgccttccgacctgagggtcctatcttccagcgtcatatcttttccCCTTTCGTTTCTGATCATgaggcattcttggcaaagatactggagtggcttgccagttcctgctccaggtggattgcatttagtcggaagtctccactatgacctgttcgtcTTCGGTGTCTcagcacagcatagcccatagtttctctgaattactcaagccccttcgccacgacaaggcagcaatctatgaaggggctTTAAATTTTAGTCAAATTTATTTCTCCTTATTCTAGTACTATATATGATAAAAGTATTTTTCCTCCTTATTCTAATTAAACGACGTCACATCAGATTTATTCCAGTGCATGTTGTCCTTTCCCCACTAATTCTAACTACTGCTGATAATGGTGATCTCTCCTTAAGATGCATGTAGAGCAGTGTTTCCTAACCTTTTTTTGACTCGTTACCCCCTTGTCTAATCGCTAAGTGATCTGCAGTTCCCCATGCCACATCAAAATAGACTTTTCAGAATAGAGTTCTACCGTAATGATTAAAGGAGGGCTGCAAATCTGCCTGTACGAAATCaaaattgagaaggaaaaaatgttaaTAAACATTGAGTCTGACATACTTTTTGAGTGAGGAAATTGCCCTTCCTTCATTACTCCTCCCCCCAAAATgtccctcagtgaagagcccttcCAATCGCAAGCGCAAAGGCACACCCTCAGGTCTGGCCTCATCCCCTCCCTGGTTCTCTTTCCTCATCTTTTCGCcagtctttccttcttcctctgtgaCTCAGGCAGAGTCCCAAcaaatttttcctttttcctgcagattttggaagtggttgtttctctttttctaatCTGCCAGATGATGAACAAGAGaagaagaattgcccagcaaTATCAGGGGCATCCTGGGCAGGAACTCATAAttaagcaagaaaacagagaattaaAAATGGGAGTGGGCAGGCATGGACTTCAAATGAAAGAACAGACGCAGTGGAGAAACCATGTAACACATGCAGAAGAGAAAGggtatccatgtatggaatgtggaaaaagcttcagtgacAACAAGTGCCTCCATATACacaaaagaactcacactggggagaaacggtttaaatgcatcgaatgtggtaagagcttcagtcagaatggtgaccttaggtcacatgaaagaactcacactggggagagaccatataaatatatggaatgtggaaagggctttatTAATAGTGGTAAACTTAAGACAcataaaagaactcacactggagataagccatataaatgcatggaatgtggaaagagctttattaaGAGTGATGCGCTTacgtcacatgaaagaactcacactggggagagaccgtataaatgcatggaatgtggtaagagctttagtcagagtggtaaccttaggttacatcaaagaacttaCAGTGGGGAGAAgcctcataaatgcatggaatgtggtaagAGCTTCAGTCAGATTTGTGactttaggttacatcaaagaaatcacactggggagagaccatataaatgcatggaatgtggaaagagctttagtcacaagAACAGCCTCCAtatacatcaaagaattcacactggagagaaaccatataaatgcatggaatgtggtaagAGCTTTAGTGGGAGTAGTAACCTTAAGTtacatcagagaattcacactggggagaaaccacataaatgcatggaatgtggtaagagcttcagtcagaattgtgaccttaggtcacatgaaagaactcacactggtgagaaaccacataaatgcatggaatgtggtaagAGCTTTAGGGGGAGtagtcaccttaggttacatcagagaattcacacaggggagaaatcgcataaatgcatggaatgtggtaagAGCTTTAGTGGGAGTAgtaaacttaggttacatcaaagaactcacactggggagaaaccatataaatgcatcaaATGTGgtaagagcttcagtcagaatggtgaccttaggtcacatgaaagaactcacactggggagaaaccacataaatgcatggaatgtggaaagagcttcagtcagagtggtcaccttaggtcacatcagagaacacacactggggaaagaccatataaatgcatggaatgtggaaagagctttaattaTAGTGGTGtacttaagtcacatcaaagaactcacattggggataagccatataaatgcatggaatgtggaaaaagctttatcAAGAGTGATGCGCTTAGGACACacgaaagaactcacactggggagagaccgtataaatgcatggaatgtggtaagagctttagtcagagtggtaaccttaggtcacatcaaagaactcacagtggggagagaccgtataaatgcatggaatgtgggaagagcttcagtcagaaatgTCACTGTAgcttacatcaaagaattcacagtggggagaaacagtataaatgcatggaatgtggaaaaagctttattgATAGTACTAACTTTAGgacccatcaaagaattcacactagGCAGAAATGTTAGAAATCTGTgcttcagtattttatttatttatttattccatttataccctgcccatgtGTTCATTGCgaacactctaggtggcttacaacataaggaggAGCAGTTATCTTTGTTCATCTCATGTAAATCATATCAATGCACTAAATTTTGAAAGCTTCTTTTAGACCAATTGCCTTAATTCTCATCAAGGAACTCGGATGGGGGAGAAACTATAGTTATGTACGGAATATGGATTGAGCTTCAGTTGGAGAGAAAACCTTAGTTGTATGAATTattcaaaaaatgtaactttatgggttgctgatttttttaaaaacctaaaaatgaaaactgcttttaaaaaagtccttTGGAGGTCTATTGAAAGTGAAAGCTTTTAGAAACATTTCAGCTGGGGATATAGTTAACGTTGCAGCCCCTTGTTTTGATAAAACTTCTGATAAGTTAAGAAGGTATAAGTAGCTCAAtaattttgtgctggtttccactggaaagaatagaCAAGGAGATGGTGACGCAatgtgaaacagaaagaaaagagaaaaaaatggagtgcattttgaaATGCCGTTTGTGATGTCTTTAACatataacattaacattaattaaCAAGTAGATGATGAAGCTTTTggtaaacaaatgagaataacaaTCTTTTGTACAATGGAAGCTTTTACAGAATAGtatagaagggaaaaaaggtggaTGTTCTAAGACTACCTGATGAAAGATgagcaagtagtgaagagagaaaaAGTGTCATTTCTTTTAGAAGGCTTTAgcatcaaaaataataatagtaattgagtgTTGAATAGGGCACCAATGAATTTGTATTCTCTGTTTTTTATGAACCACTAGGCATTTGTATGCTATTCTGTTGAGAGTATACTGCTTTGTAAGGGCAGAGACTGTTCAAGGGAGGGGTGACTTTGTTCAGACTTTGAATTTTGTAAACCTGGTTTCTTCAGTCCCTGGAATGCACTGGGTCGGAGGTGACCAAACCCTCTGATCCtcaacatctgagcttctcagagCCTGGGAAACCCAAGCCTGAGATATCAGGATTGGAGATAAGGGAATGTTACCCAAACCAAACATGTGAAGCTTTTGAAACCTTTGTTTCTAACCCCTTTCTAAAGGAGACAGTTGACACTAACAATTGTTTGGACCTTcctgaaataaatgttgaaatTTTGGAACCAGTGTGTCATTTATCTTTATTGGAACCCACAGGAGAAACTGCACATCTCCAGATGTCTGAGAATAGCAAACCCCCACAGTCTGGTATCATTGTGGGAATCACACTTTTTCTGCAATCACATCAGGTAGCCTAATGAAGTTCTGACCACTGGATATCATACGAAGGGGAAAGCTTTGAAATGCACAGAATGGGGGAACAGCTTCAGTTTCAGCAGAAACttaaggatacagtggtgcctcgctttattaCGATAATCCATGCCAGGAAAATCGCCTTTAAGCGAAAACACCGTAAAACGaaaagaaaaaccccattgaaacacattgaaaccccttcaatgcatttcagtggggtcaaaactcaccatccagcaaagatcctccatacggcagccattttcgctgcctgtcttgcgaggaatctgttgcaggaaacagtggggagccattttagttactcCGTGGCCATTATCAGCGTTAAGCAGTTTCATCGTTATACGAGGCAATcgtatagcgaggcaccactgtacattaaaaaattcacacaggagtaattttatatgtctgtggtgTATGAGTGTCGGGTTTGAGTGACAGTggatcatacagtggtgcctcgcttagcgattgcttcgtttaacaatgtatttgcttagcgatgggttttttaaaggaattttccgcatcgtttaacgatgttctctatgggcgattttcgcttagcgatttcgggaccatgctttgcatagcgattgcattttgggtcccctgtttcgcttaatgatgtccATTATTgctaatttaaaagtgtcttaaaatgttcaaaaactgttttaaatgcctggaatcgttagtgcaccttgtaaaacctttgcaaacttaatttggctttgttctgactcttcattaatttttggtgaattttcccccccattggaatgcattgaactctaGCTTTGAAACCTGTCAAactgacagttcaatgcattccaataggggagaaaaaaattcactaaaaattaacgaagagtcagaacaaagccaaattaagtttgcaaaggttttacaaggtgcactaacgattccaagcatttaaaacagtttttgaacattttaagacacttttaaattagcaaaaatggacattgcaaaaccattgaaatgcattaaataggcttcaatgcattccaatgggggaaacattgtatcgcttagcgatgtttcctatggcgattttcacttaaggacggtaatccgttcccattggaacagattatccggttttcaatgcattcctataggaaatggtgtttcgcttagcaatgttatccCATAgtgatggtttttttggaaccaattaacatcgttaagcgaggcaccactgtatatgaaatgttGAAGAGGTCAGGAAAGAGGAAATTCCCTCCGTACCACACGCTTGCCATGGCAGCAAGATTTGAGGAGATCCCAAGGAAAGGACAGGCAAAGTCCATGTTTCCGAACATGGATAAAGGTTGACCGAATAAGCGACACAGGCATCCATTAGTTAAAGCAGATAACAACATGGCTCAGAAATCATGAGAAATCAAAGCATCAAGTCTGGATCCccacttttatatatttttactatTTCCATCAATATGTCAGAGCTTGCTCATACTGTACATTTCTGCtctatttgtttctttgaaattttctccttagaaaggacccaaaggcggtttacatttgtttctttgaaattttctccttagaaaggacccaagggcggtttatatcattaaaagataatttttaaagctgctgcattttgctgaAAAACTGATACAAGCATGTGAACTAGGCTCCATTCAGCGTCCCACCATGAGAAACTCAGGTGCGCACGGCTATAATAGAGACACACTTGTTAGCAGCATTTGAGAAGCACCTCTGTTGTCTCCAGCACACTTCTCTTCCCAAAAGCTGGTGAGGGCTGCCTCGCTCCATCTCCATGCTGTGAGAATGTTGAAGGAGCTCAAAATGGAAGACAGACCAGTTCCTCTATATTCTCGGCCCAACAGTCTCCAACGTAAGGTATATGTAAGGTGCTTGTTTTGAAAGCAAGGGGGACACCCAAAGGAAAGCCCTAAACCTCCGTGAAATGTGGCAAAGGCTTCCTTGACAGTTGGATGTAACCTGGCAGGTCCCAATGAGAACTCAGAGGTGGGTGATCTGTAAAGAGAGAAATGGTTTGGGATCTTTCCATGGATCTACTCCAGCTGATGCCAACCATTGTTGGGATGTGTTCCTTTGCCTCAGAGTCAATCATGACACTTGCAAGAGATAACAGTGTGCAGATATACAGATGAATTTTTGAATGGCTTGTGGAGGGAAGGAGGTTTCACCTTGTCCCCACCCTGAGGGCACCCGTGTGACTCCTTCAGGCTCTGTGGAACAGCACCCTTTGCCACTCATCAAGTGCTAAATGCAGGAACACAACTCAAAGGATATCtgctgtctaagtttctcttgactgcctccagggTTGAGAGTGCTCACCCATCTCTCGGGGTCATTGCTTCCGCTGTctcactgctctaacagttaggaggtttttcctgatagtcaaccaaaatctggcttcctgtaacacggttgtgtgtcctgcactttgggttgatcgagaacaggtcctgctcctcctctgaatgaaagcctttcaagtgtttgaaaagtgctatcagatctcccctctgtctttttttctcaagactaaacaagcacagttttttttcagtctttcctcatacggattggtttccagtcccctaatcatccttgttgcccttcttcATTCCATTATTATCAGCATCGTTTTTGAAGTGCAATGTCCAGAAGTGAACAAAGCCCTCTAGATGAGGCCTGATCAGGGAAGACTAGTACCtggaggatttggagactatacttctgttaatgcagcctaaaatagcattggcctttttgtagccacatcacactgttggctcatgttcagctggTGATCTAGATGACCTTACCTTCTAGCTTGAAAATGCCATTAGATGacagaggggaagaaagagaaaaccagTAGAAAGCTGATGATAGAAGTACTTCTCATTCCTGCCTGACCAAGGAATGTAACCTATCATTTATGACACCTGCCACcattgtcgggatctgcaagatgaaggagAACTCctactgaacaggtgcctcaaggcaggctgttctgtattcatctgcatcccatcctgaaaaccacactctgagtgtctcgtgtctcttttcctttctccttgctggtcgaggagaaagatccctgccctgaggcttcatctgcaagacccctacttccttcatcttgcagatcccgacacacCATGCCTCACACCAGACTTACTTATGGCCGTGATGATAATAATGATCAAAGGCACAGCCAGGAGGACGAGCCCGAGGATCACACCAACTATCACCCATCAAGTGACCCCTGAGGCTGAAGCTGGAGAAGAGAATAAAATGTTCCAAGGGAATATCAATCCAACACCTCTTGATCTCAGGTGGGTAGGCGACTGTCCGTGTCTTCAAAGATGAGGTGTCCAGGCAGGGAATCAAACTAGGATGGTGCTGGCGGTGCCCTTCAGCTGTGCAGAAAGGCCACACAGTTGGAGACCCGCTTCCATTCAGATGGGGTGGGAAGAACAGACACAACTTATCCACAAGATGGAGTGAACACTTATACGGTTGGAATGAAAGTGCTTTTGTGGCATCCACCATCACCAGTCAGGACGGCTGTTGATGATTAGGTTGTAAACTATCCAATATCACTTGTTGTGAAACATGATCCAGAGGCTACCACccagttgcttagtgtagtaaatcccACTAGAGTATCACTGAATTGATGAGGATTTAGGGAAACAACTCCTTcataaactccattgattcaaagacagCTTCTCTTGGTGCCTTGCCTTCTAGAATAAGTTACATTTAGAGTAGCCTGTCGGAGCAAATTTGGGAGCAGCTCACTCACTGAATTCCCCAAGGGCCTCCTCGAGTGCACCTTAcaacactaaggaacaggatttgggcctgAGATTACAGCCACATGCATGCTCTCCTTTCTGATGAGTTTCTCACTGGGGCTGGGGGCTGATCACTGGCTGGACCAAGTGCTAGAGCCAGAAAGACTAGGTTCGTTCTGATCCACCTTCAGGGCCTTTCCTGTATTCCCATCCACGGAGCCATCCTGAACGTCTTCGCCCAGGATCCTGTTCCACTTACTTCAGACAGGCAATCATTTTCTCTGCTTAggaaggtgtgtgtatgtgttgcatGGTGGATGGCTCAAGCGGTTCCGTAACTAGTTGTATAACAGACACCTCCgctcactcacccacccacccccagatactgcccttcctcctcctcccttccaggTTCTTACCAGGCTTCTCCACAGCTGGTTTAGGATCCCTGAGCAGGCTGCCATGCTCCATGGTGCAAAGATACCGGTCATGCTCCTCCGGGTCAATCTCAGTACGGAGCTAGGTGTGGAAGTTCCTGTCCAAGTTAGGAACCACATTCCCATGGAGGGTCTCAGCTTCCAAGTTCTCCCCATTCTTCCTCCACATGGTGTCAATCACCTTGGGGTAGAAACCATAAATGTGGCAGACGAGGGTCTCAACACCATAGCAGTCCCTTTTATGAACCACCTTCACTTCTGGCACGACTGCAAAAACAGCAATCTCTCAACCTGTACGTCTAAACCAACGCACTATTGCAGGCTGTTTTGACCCCTTCCCCAccttaaaaagaaatcagaagcagaaggagacgTCTAGTTGCTCTCAgcgtgttttctttttaaattaattttggcTATTTCCAGATGCAGTGAAAATCCGACTCTGCCTGGCCAAAGTAGCCCTGCCTTTGCAGCAGGAGGTGAAATCTATTGCTGTTGGCTTTTATTCGTGCCACGAGTTCAGTTCTTATTTTCTCAGAGCTTGGACTGTGACATTTCAGAGGCACTTCTGCTTCTTGGTTGTGGGTAGCCAGGTCACCCATCATCTTCCCAACGCTTAATCAGTGCATTGCCCGTAATTAATATTACAAAGCCTGGCAGAATATGTTACCAGTCCACTCTGAGCAGGTTTTTCTAAGTTATCTCCAAAACAACAATTTTGTAGCTATTGGTTGTATTGCAACCCTACGTTTGCAAAGGAAGTGGGAACGTTTGAAATAAGGAaccatctggtttttttttttggagggggggaagtcTGGGAAACAGAAAGCTTGAGCTTAATGCAATACAATCATGTATTCAGTGCAATTTTAAGATGGAATTTGCAACACGATAAGAGTTGTTTCGGTCCTTGAAAGGAAAGAGGTGAGCCTGTGCAGTGATGCAAGCTTCAAGGCGCAGCAGGGCTCCTCAGTAGGAGGATTCTCCTTCCCAGACAGGTTGGCAGCTTTGGGAAGCCAGGGTCCTCCAGAAGCAGCAGGGTGAACTTTGCCATGCAACTTAATTCAGTGCATTGCCCGTCATTAATGAGGATTACCCAAATACCGGCTTTGCTCTCATGGCACGGTGGAAAAAAGTCAAAAAATACAAAGCCTGGCAGAATATGTTACCAGTCCACTCTGAGCAAGTTTTGTAAGTTATCCCCAAAACAACAACTTTGTAACTATTGGTTGTATTGCAACCCTACGTTTGCAAAAGAAATGGGGACTCTTGAAATAAGGAACCATCTGTTATTTTGGGGGGCCTGTCGGGGAAACTGAAAGCTTGAGCATCATGGGTAGGTTTGGTGAAGGAAGAAGTCTATGAAAGCTGATCTCATCATGAACTATGCTAGTCATACCAAAAGAATAGGTTTTGATCTGACAAACTtagttttgcacacacacacacacacacacacacacacacacacacacacacacacacacacaattcgtgcgggagggggaggggaggaacatAGAGCTAGGAAGTTACAACATCAGCCATCTCTGCCACCCCTTATCATGTATTCAGTGCAATTTTAAGATGGAATTTTCAACACGACAGAGTTGTTTCGATCCTGAAAGGAAGTAGGTGAGCCTGTGCAGTGACGCAAGCTTCAGGGTGCAGCAGGGCTCCTCCGCAGGGTCTCTGGATTCTCCTTCGCAGACATGTTGGCAGCTATGGGAAGCCAGAGTCCTCCAGAAGCAGCGGGGTGAACTCTGTCACGCTTCAGGCCCAGCAGCGATGAGCAAAGCCCTTTCCGCTTCACTTCTCAGGGCCTCTTTGGTGAGTGCCGGAGAGGGAGGAACCCTAAACCCCATTGGAATCGCGCCCCATAACATCCTCGCCTCCCAGATTTTCACCCTTTTGAAAGTCCGGTAGGTCCCGCAAACACCTGgagcccccttccccacccatcccctTGGGGAAGAAGGTGGACCCCGGAAGCCTCTCACCGCAGTTGCCTCCCCAGAGCTGGCGGGCAGCCGCCCCCAGGATCCAAACCAGCCCCCATCGACACCGCCCCGTAGGACCCTTCTAGCGTCCCGTGGGAAACTCCGGCTGAGAACGGGGCCGGTACCCGGAAGCGGAGCCAGGATTGGCTGGCGGGAGAAAAGTCCTCCAATGGGAGAAAAAATTGGCCAACTCGGTGGCGGCGGTTGCTGGGCAGACTTCTTCTGGACGGGAGCAGCCCGGAGGTGCGGCGAGTCCCTGGGCTCGGCGCTCCCTGTGGCTAAATGAGGTCCCTGCTAttgccaatcaatcaatcagtcagtcaatcaaccaaccaatcaatacgCCCGGGTCTCACGGACCTCTTTCTGCCCGCCAAGGAAAGGCGTTGAGGTGTGGACCCACAACTCACTACGGGACGGGTGGGAAATGGCACTGAGGGCCGAGAGGGCTCCTGACAGCTCTGAGGTGCTTTATGCATCTTGAACTTCGAGAAGCTTCCTCACTTGTTCTCAGAGCAAATATTCATTTTATACGTTGTTTTATGCAAATAAAGTCCCAGCTTTGTTGAGACGACACAGcagtgtgtctctgtgtctccGTTGCTGGGCCAGGCCAGGATCAGCGTGTGGTGGTCGTGCTGGCCGGCCAGGGTGGGAAGGAAAGGCTGGTCTGATCCTGAGCAGCCTCTGGAGGGAGGAACAGCCCTCAGAAACTCTCGCCTGCTTGAATAACTAGCATGTGGTCATTGTCGCGTTATGGCAAAACGGAGCGCACGTTTCTGGGCCCAGAACCtctgttacgcttctggcgcagagtaaatgaagacactttaccagctcttctttgacggttatatttacatatatgtacacttatatacaggcaggtctctacagcacatctagaagtcttcacacagtccgacagcatgcatggcagaaaataacatcagaagaagagaacatatcacagacacagtccatatttatacataatcttgtctctgtccagtccaatcgggttccaggtgacctcatctctgcacctgggctctttctggtttcaccttattgcatcagcttaggatgattcagcttttctctcatctgcacataatggcagctcgttaatgaaacatatatgggttcaggcctataaaattctataccctgacaacTTTCTCTTCtaatctctttcttctttttt is a window encoding:
- the LOC144587504 gene encoding uncharacterized protein LOC144587504, giving the protein MSLSEEPFQSQAQRHTLRSGLIPSLVLFPHLFASLSFFLCDSGRVPTNFSFFLQILEVVVSLFLICQMMNKRRRIAQQYQGHPGQELIIKQENRELKMGVGRHGLQMKEQTQWRNHVTHAEEKGYPCMECGKSFSDNKCLHIHKRTHTGEKRFKCIECGKSFSQNGDLRSHERTHTGERPYKYMECGKGFINSGKLKTHKRTHTGDKPYKCMECGKSFIKSDALTSHERTHTGERPYKCMECGKSFSQSGNLRLHQRTYSGEKPHKCMECGKSFSQICDFRLHQRNHTGERPYKCMECGKSFSHKNSLHIHQRIHTGEKPYKCMECGKSFSGSSNLKLHQRIHTGEKPHKCMECGKSFSQNCDLRSHERTHTGEKPHKCMECGKSFRGSSHLRLHQRIHTGEKSHKCMECGKSFSGSSKLRLHQRTHTGEKPYKCIKCGKSFSQNGDLRSHERTHTGEKPHKCMECGKSFSQSGHLRSHQRTHTGERPYKCMECGKSFNYSGVLKSHQRTHIGDKPYKCMECGKSFIKSDALRTHERTHTGERPYKCMECGKSFSQSGNLRSHQRTHSGERPYKCMECGKSFSQKCHCSLHQRIHSGEKQYKCMECGKSFIDSTNFRTHQRIHTRQKC